The Sorangiineae bacterium MSr11367 genome window below encodes:
- the rsmA gene encoding 16S rRNA (adenine(1518)-N(6)/adenine(1519)-N(6))-dimethyltransferase RsmA, whose amino-acid sequence MKDSRTLLRESGLAPKKSFGQNFLVDAHAVRAIACASVPDAEVGRAVVVELGAGLGALTSELAARARLLIAVERDRDLVPVLTRTFGEAIERGSMDVREADAKTVDLEGVFAQAREGEPRVLCGNLPYQITGALIERAVQSAAFIDRAVFMVQREVADRLLAAPGTKEYGALTVFTRAAFDVRKVLAVGRGSFFPSPEVSSTVVEFSPCRPARAAETNTFRALVKGAFGARRKTLRNAWSSLGSERIAEAAAKANIDLTVRGETLDVVDFARMARTLDERT is encoded by the coding sequence ATGAAAGACTCACGCACCTTGCTCCGCGAATCGGGGCTGGCACCGAAGAAGAGCTTTGGGCAGAATTTCCTGGTCGATGCGCATGCGGTTCGTGCCATTGCCTGCGCGTCGGTCCCCGATGCGGAGGTGGGGCGCGCCGTCGTCGTGGAGTTGGGTGCGGGCCTGGGTGCCCTCACCTCGGAGCTCGCCGCGCGGGCGCGCCTTCTCATCGCCGTCGAACGCGATCGGGATCTCGTCCCGGTGCTCACACGCACCTTCGGCGAAGCCATCGAACGCGGAAGCATGGACGTGCGCGAGGCCGACGCCAAAACGGTGGACCTCGAGGGCGTCTTCGCCCAGGCCCGCGAGGGCGAGCCGCGCGTTCTCTGCGGGAATCTGCCGTACCAGATCACGGGCGCGCTCATCGAGCGGGCCGTGCAGAGTGCGGCGTTCATCGATCGCGCCGTCTTCATGGTCCAGCGCGAGGTGGCCGATCGCCTACTCGCAGCGCCGGGCACCAAGGAATACGGCGCCCTCACGGTGTTCACGCGCGCCGCGTTCGACGTGCGGAAGGTGCTCGCGGTGGGTCGCGGTTCCTTCTTCCCCTCCCCCGAGGTGAGCAGCACCGTGGTCGAGTTCTCGCCATGCCGCCCGGCACGTGCCGCCGAGACGAACACGTTCCGCGCCTTGGTCAAAGGAGCCTTCGGCGCACGCCGCAAGACCTTGCGCAATGCATGGAGCTCGCTCGGCAGTGAGCGCATCGCCGAAGCCGCCGCCAAGGCGAACATCGACCTGACCGTCCGCGGGGAGACACTCGACGTCGTCGATTTCGCACGCATGGCGCGCACGCTCGACGAGCGTACCTAA
- a CDS encoding zinc-ribbon domain-containing protein, translated as MLRVECEKCKTPFQVDERRVPAAGLPMRCPKCGHNFMVEGTKAAAARLRRAGTSTLIFGTLDDILNPQKGSTPPPPPSQPPPARSTPPIPFAGPPVPVPAPAAEADSPLKKRANTMPYAGQRRRQPSLSDEPVLEVKEEEADATGAEEAALLAVAEDEAILEGLDWSVDSDPGVSALAGAPASVSAVPARVEEKIVPVPVPEDVNEHEDVNEPEHVRPESESESESESESESESESESESESEPEEVSAKEESTAEEPEQEEAAPESATEEVEPEPEPEPVVAKESEPEPEPVAAKEPEPVVEKEPEPEPEPEPVAAKEPDPAERKPEPSVSVAVKKPRRAPVWAIGLVAAAGLALEATPYGAFGRIAISDKLHADEYANLLVASAEKTRVSLGADVFPDAKAALQALTRAQQQAPRAKGLAEYLHVADTEVQLRFSTAADLDKAKSLLASAGDASEDALAMRGEIALRAKDAPAALEAFTRALAKRRTARAHFGLARAHYLANDFSELTNAIDATLSASPRHVGARVLRAKATWERQHNDAVSEDLAAVLEGPAREAASPRELADAWALRALIEAAKGKTAEAKAALEQGSKLDPRASDLLVAQGDIAYGEGKYAEALSSFEKALESEPTPIAITGAAKAKLSLDRISEAKAQLTAAGKDYPKDLRIAYWLARSDEALGNQETAEREYLRAIGVADAKSTDAALPYAGLTRLLALKGRGKEAETKLEEARAKLPNVAPVERDLAEGYWHRGIEQRKASNSAGAITDLKRALELDPERGEIYADLAESYESRNDSQNAFITWQKALKINESQPYWRYRYGRLLLERGTVGDASKHLVFAVGEANKMDPAPPWFVPAQLACAQALQKAGKFADAIEHYRRYLDLSPKAAPERKDAILALGELGAHP; from the coding sequence ATGCTCCGAGTCGAGTGCGAGAAGTGCAAAACGCCGTTCCAGGTCGATGAACGCAGGGTCCCCGCCGCGGGGCTTCCCATGCGATGTCCGAAGTGCGGGCACAATTTCATGGTCGAGGGCACGAAGGCCGCGGCGGCCCGCCTTCGTCGTGCGGGAACGAGCACGCTGATCTTCGGGACGCTCGACGACATTCTGAATCCGCAGAAGGGCTCCACCCCGCCACCGCCGCCCTCCCAGCCGCCGCCCGCGCGCTCGACCCCGCCGATTCCCTTTGCGGGGCCGCCCGTTCCGGTGCCGGCACCCGCCGCGGAAGCCGATTCGCCGTTGAAGAAACGCGCGAACACGATGCCGTACGCGGGCCAGCGAAGACGGCAGCCGTCGCTCAGCGACGAACCCGTCCTCGAGGTGAAGGAGGAGGAGGCCGACGCTACGGGGGCGGAGGAGGCTGCGCTTCTCGCGGTGGCGGAGGACGAGGCGATCCTCGAAGGGCTCGATTGGAGTGTGGATTCGGATCCGGGGGTTTCCGCGTTGGCGGGGGCTCCTGCTTCGGTGTCCGCTGTTCCGGCTCGGGTCGAAGAGAAGATCGTGCCCGTGCCCGTGCCCGAAGACGTGAACGAGCACGAGGACGTGAACGAGCCCGAGCACGTGAGGCCGGAGTCCGAATCGGAGTCGGAGTCCGAATCGGAGTCGGAATCCGAATCGGAGTCGGAATCCGAATCGGAGTCGGAACCCGAAGAAGTTTCTGCCAAAGAAGAATCGACGGCCGAAGAACCGGAACAGGAAGAAGCGGCTCCGGAATCCGCGACGGAAGAAGTCGAGCCGGAGCCCGAGCCGGAGCCGGTTGTTGCGAAGGAGTCGGAGCCCGAACCGGAGCCGGTTGCAGCGAAGGAGCCCGAGCCCGTCGTTGAGAAAGAACCGGAGCCCGAGCCGGAGCCGGAGCCGGTTGCAGCGAAGGAGCCCGATCCGGCCGAGCGAAAGCCGGAGCCGAGTGTCTCGGTTGCGGTGAAGAAGCCGAGGCGGGCGCCGGTATGGGCCATTGGACTCGTGGCGGCGGCGGGGCTTGCGCTCGAGGCCACGCCCTATGGGGCCTTTGGGCGCATTGCCATCTCCGACAAACTGCACGCGGACGAATACGCAAACCTTCTCGTCGCCTCCGCCGAAAAGACGCGTGTCAGTCTGGGAGCGGACGTCTTCCCGGATGCCAAGGCCGCACTCCAAGCGCTCACCCGCGCCCAACAGCAGGCCCCGCGCGCAAAAGGTCTCGCCGAATACCTCCATGTCGCCGACACCGAGGTGCAACTTCGCTTTTCGACCGCCGCGGATCTCGACAAAGCCAAGTCACTCCTCGCGTCCGCGGGGGACGCCTCCGAAGACGCTCTCGCCATGCGCGGCGAAATTGCCCTTCGCGCGAAAGATGCGCCGGCCGCCCTCGAAGCGTTCACCCGCGCCTTGGCGAAACGTCGCACCGCCCGTGCGCACTTCGGGTTGGCCCGCGCCCATTATCTCGCGAACGATTTCAGCGAACTAACCAACGCCATCGACGCCACGTTGTCGGCCTCCCCACGGCACGTCGGTGCCAGGGTCCTTCGCGCCAAAGCGACGTGGGAACGCCAACACAACGACGCCGTTTCGGAAGATCTGGCGGCCGTGCTCGAAGGCCCAGCCCGTGAGGCGGCCTCCCCGCGCGAGCTCGCCGACGCGTGGGCTCTGCGTGCCCTCATCGAGGCTGCCAAGGGAAAAACCGCCGAGGCCAAGGCCGCGCTCGAGCAAGGCTCGAAGCTCGATCCGCGTGCCAGCGACCTCCTCGTCGCCCAAGGCGACATCGCCTACGGCGAAGGCAAGTACGCCGAGGCACTGTCCAGTTTCGAAAAAGCCCTGGAGAGCGAGCCCACGCCGATCGCCATCACCGGTGCTGCCAAGGCCAAGCTTTCCCTCGATCGCATCAGCGAGGCGAAAGCGCAGCTCACGGCTGCCGGCAAGGATTACCCCAAGGACCTGCGCATCGCCTACTGGCTCGCCCGCAGCGACGAAGCCCTCGGCAACCAGGAGACTGCCGAGCGCGAATACCTTCGCGCCATTGGCGTTGCCGATGCCAAATCCACCGACGCGGCGTTGCCTTATGCCGGCTTGACCCGGCTCCTCGCCCTCAAAGGCCGCGGCAAAGAAGCCGAGACCAAGCTCGAGGAAGCGCGCGCCAAGCTCCCCAACGTCGCTCCGGTCGAGCGCGACCTCGCAGAGGGCTACTGGCACCGCGGCATCGAGCAACGCAAGGCGAGCAATAGCGCCGGTGCCATCACCGATCTCAAACGCGCCCTGGAGCTCGATCCCGAGCGCGGTGAGATCTACGCCGATTTGGCCGAGAGCTACGAGTCGCGCAACGACTCGCAGAACGCCTTCATCACGTGGCAGAAGGCCCTGAAGATCAACGAGTCGCAGCCCTATTGGCGCTACCGATACGGCCGTCTCCTCCTCGAGCGCGGCACGGTGGGCGACGCCTCGAAGCACCTCGTCTTCGCCGTCGGCGAGGCCAACAAGATGGACCCGGCCCCGCCGTGGTTCGTTCCCGCGCAGCTGGCATGCGCGCAGGCTCTGCAGAAGGCGGGCAAATTCGCCGATGCCATCGAGCACTACCGGCGCTACCTCGACTTGTCGCCGAAGGCCGCCCCCGAGCGCAAAGACGCCATCCTCGCCCTCGGCGAACTCGGCGCGCACCCCTAA
- a CDS encoding GGDEF domain-containing protein produces MPDDDSKGGSRPRKAHLRTKPLVDNNQFREALQAELRKHSRPVLIVVAGPEVGMRLRLDRSVEVGRDPSASLPLRDESVSWRHVRFEDRGAGEWAVVDLSSTNGTLLNSERVSDSRLKPGDRIVLGKTILEFQEQDAIQQGFNAELERMLSEDELSGLWVKRRFDAQLATTVAAVDIGTVDVVSCIVMDLDGVKGINDTHGHDMGAFVIGTSGQVIGRVIAAQGFATRFGGDEFAAALPGVAKDEAVRIADNIREAIRAHVFQRNGITVHPGISLGVASLPGDATDAEGLFRAADQAMYRAKRGGKNRVAI; encoded by the coding sequence ATGCCCGATGATGACTCGAAGGGTGGTTCGAGGCCGCGGAAAGCGCATCTGCGGACCAAGCCCCTGGTCGACAACAATCAGTTTCGCGAAGCGCTCCAAGCCGAGCTGCGCAAGCATTCCCGGCCGGTGCTCATCGTGGTGGCTGGCCCCGAGGTCGGCATGCGCCTTCGCTTGGACCGCTCGGTGGAAGTGGGGCGCGATCCGTCGGCGAGTCTTCCGCTGCGCGACGAGAGCGTCTCCTGGCGTCACGTGCGCTTCGAAGACCGCGGCGCGGGCGAGTGGGCCGTGGTCGATCTTTCGAGCACGAACGGCACCTTGCTCAACAGCGAACGTGTGTCGGACTCGCGTCTGAAGCCGGGCGATCGCATCGTCCTCGGCAAGACGATCTTGGAGTTTCAAGAGCAGGATGCCATCCAGCAGGGCTTCAACGCCGAGCTCGAGCGAATGCTGAGCGAGGACGAGTTGAGCGGTCTCTGGGTCAAGCGTCGCTTCGACGCGCAGCTTGCCACGACGGTGGCCGCGGTGGACATCGGAACCGTCGACGTGGTGAGCTGCATCGTGATGGACCTCGACGGCGTGAAGGGCATCAACGACACGCACGGGCATGATATGGGAGCCTTCGTGATTGGCACCTCGGGTCAGGTCATTGGCCGCGTGATTGCGGCGCAAGGATTCGCCACGCGCTTCGGCGGTGACGAGTTCGCAGCGGCACTACCCGGCGTGGCCAAAGACGAAGCCGTGCGCATTGCGGACAACATCCGCGAGGCCATTCGTGCACACGTGTTCCAACGCAATGGCATCACCGTCCACCCGGGCATCAGCCTTGGCGTCGCTTCGTTGCCAGGCGATGCCACGGATGCCGAAGGTCTCTTTCGCGCTGCCGATCAGGCGATGTACCGCGCCAAGCGTGGAGGAAAGAACCGCGTGGCCATATAG
- a CDS encoding DMT family transporter, with protein MALSAALFAAMYFFAHLASTGRNVPWTLVAATRAGIGALVAIAVAKMRGVPFVAKSTPKMWMRSAFGTISMLCTFYATGTPDLALGDAITLVNLAPVMLAFLAPLMLGERSGRRMAVAIPLSLAGVICIVRPAFIFGHEVANAKMLLPASVAIAGSFFGSIAMIMLRQVSDRESPEAIATHFSLTAAIAMLVLSIPGVWGARSLPGLMDFGIMVVAGLCAGFAQLAMTRAYALELAARVSPFSYLQVVVGALLGAFALSQWPDRLALVGMLLVIAGGVFVSIVSLREQRRRAS; from the coding sequence ATGGCGCTCAGCGCCGCCCTGTTCGCCGCGATGTACTTCTTCGCGCACCTGGCCAGCACCGGTCGCAACGTCCCTTGGACCTTGGTCGCCGCCACCCGCGCCGGCATCGGCGCCCTCGTGGCCATCGCCGTCGCCAAGATGCGCGGCGTCCCCTTCGTGGCCAAAAGCACACCGAAGATGTGGATGCGCAGCGCCTTCGGCACCATTTCGATGCTCTGTACCTTCTATGCCACCGGCACGCCGGACCTGGCGCTCGGCGACGCCATCACCTTGGTGAACCTCGCGCCGGTGATGCTCGCATTTCTCGCACCGCTGATGCTGGGAGAGCGCTCGGGGCGCCGCATGGCCGTTGCCATTCCGTTGTCGCTCGCTGGCGTCATTTGCATCGTCCGCCCGGCATTCATTTTTGGTCACGAGGTGGCCAACGCCAAAATGCTCCTTCCGGCGTCCGTGGCCATTGCGGGCTCCTTTTTCGGCAGCATCGCCATGATCATGCTCCGACAGGTGAGCGATCGTGAGTCGCCGGAGGCGATTGCCACGCATTTTTCCCTGACCGCGGCGATCGCCATGCTGGTGCTCTCCATTCCGGGCGTGTGGGGAGCGAGGTCCCTTCCCGGCCTGATGGACTTCGGCATCATGGTGGTTGCCGGACTCTGTGCTGGGTTTGCGCAACTGGCCATGACCCGCGCGTATGCCCTGGAATTGGCGGCCCGGGTGAGCCCGTTCAGTTATTTGCAAGTCGTGGTTGGTGCGCTCTTGGGAGCCTTCGCCTTGTCTCAATGGCCGGATCGGCTGGCACTCGTCGGCATGCTGTTGGTCATTGCAGGCGGCGTTTTCGTGAGCATCGTAAGCCTGCGCGAACAGCGACGAAGGGCGTCGTAG
- the uvrA gene encoding excinuclease ABC subunit UvrA, whose product MDRLVVVGARQHNLKNVDLSLPRGKLVVFTGPSGSGKSSLAFDTIYAEGQRRYVESLSAYARQFLEQLAKPDVQRIDGLSPAIAIEQRPLAKSPRSTVGTVTEIADYLRLLFARVGVPHCPNCGKRIEAQTVQQIVDHVLALADGTRLSLLAPIVRARRGELKLELERLRREGFVRVRIDDSVVDLGDEIQLDGRKAHDLDVVVDRIVLKEGLKGRLTDSVELALKLGEGRLLVAVEGQEPFWLSERFACVDCGISLPPIEPRIFSFNGPHGACPACDGLGARVVVDPERVIGDPKRTLREGVVLAWGRRGSVALATEVARAVETLSVDPDVPWGKMREAQRKAILFGTESPPLPGPPPEGDGSATAKKTAKRGKKKATYEGIVPRLTALQMAEGQNGEDFNDDDPDASEGAIGEDELGRFLATRTCDACHGRRLRPEALAVKLGEKDISELGTMPLRHLGAFLDKLKAEGGVEEMAARERAIAEPLINAVTARLGFLVDVGLDYLSLDRSAQTLSSGEGQRIRLATQIGAALVGVMYVLDEPSVGLHARDNARLIEAQARLRDLGNTVLVVEHDREAILAADHVVDMGPGAGVHGGQVISQGTPAEVMADPASLTGPYLSGERTLPVMRDRRPAGRGEVRVVGARAHNLRNVTAEIPIGLLTCITGVSGSGKSSLIVDTLLPAARSKLYLATAPVGECDGVEGLEQIDKVISIDQAPLGRTPRSNPATYTGVFAQLRELYANLPDARARGYKPGRFSFNVKGGRCEACQGDGLLRVEMHFLPDIFVTCDTCAGKRYNRETLEIHYRGLSIADSLELTVEQASQTFDAIPRVFERLEALRKVGLGYLTLGQSATTLSGGEAQRVKLARELARKATGRTLYVLDEPTTGLHFSDIEVLLTALFDLRDQGNTIVIIEHNLDVVACADWVIDLGPEGGEGGGKIVTVGTPEQVAKSGIAHTSHYLREVLDRASDTQPKSKRIKSTG is encoded by the coding sequence ATGGACCGTCTCGTCGTCGTCGGCGCGCGACAACACAATCTGAAGAACGTCGATTTGTCGCTTCCCCGCGGCAAATTGGTCGTTTTTACCGGCCCCAGTGGCTCGGGTAAGTCATCACTGGCGTTCGATACGATCTACGCGGAAGGCCAGCGACGCTACGTCGAGTCGCTGAGCGCCTACGCGCGCCAATTTCTCGAGCAGCTCGCCAAGCCGGACGTGCAGCGCATCGACGGTCTGTCGCCGGCCATCGCCATCGAACAGCGTCCGCTAGCCAAATCACCGCGATCGACCGTCGGTACGGTGACCGAAATTGCGGACTACCTGAGGCTACTTTTTGCGCGCGTGGGCGTCCCCCACTGTCCCAATTGCGGAAAGCGCATCGAAGCGCAGACGGTCCAACAGATCGTCGACCACGTGCTGGCCTTGGCCGATGGGACGAGGCTTTCCCTCCTCGCGCCCATCGTGCGCGCACGCCGCGGTGAGCTCAAACTCGAACTGGAACGCCTGCGGCGCGAAGGATTCGTCCGCGTCCGCATCGACGATTCGGTGGTCGACCTCGGCGACGAGATCCAGCTCGACGGACGCAAAGCGCACGACTTGGACGTGGTGGTCGACCGCATCGTCCTCAAAGAAGGACTCAAAGGTCGTCTAACCGACAGCGTGGAGCTCGCACTCAAATTGGGTGAGGGACGGCTGCTCGTCGCGGTGGAAGGCCAGGAGCCTTTTTGGCTTTCGGAGCGGTTTGCCTGCGTCGATTGCGGGATTTCGCTGCCGCCCATCGAGCCGCGTATTTTCTCGTTCAATGGACCGCACGGAGCCTGTCCGGCGTGCGATGGATTGGGCGCCCGCGTGGTGGTGGATCCCGAACGCGTGATTGGCGATCCAAAACGCACCTTGCGCGAAGGCGTGGTGCTCGCGTGGGGCCGGCGCGGATCCGTGGCCTTGGCCACCGAGGTGGCGCGGGCGGTCGAAACGCTGAGCGTCGATCCCGACGTGCCCTGGGGAAAGATGCGCGAGGCGCAGCGCAAGGCGATTCTCTTTGGGACTGAGAGTCCCCCTCTGCCCGGCCCTCCTCCAGAGGGGGATGGATCCGCAACGGCAAAGAAGACCGCGAAGCGCGGGAAGAAGAAGGCGACGTACGAGGGAATCGTCCCGCGGCTGACCGCACTGCAGATGGCCGAAGGCCAGAATGGCGAGGACTTCAACGACGACGATCCCGACGCCAGCGAGGGCGCGATTGGCGAAGACGAGCTCGGGCGCTTCCTGGCCACGCGGACGTGCGATGCATGCCACGGGCGCCGGCTCCGGCCCGAGGCGCTCGCGGTGAAGCTCGGTGAAAAAGATATTTCGGAATTGGGGACGATGCCCTTGCGGCATCTCGGCGCCTTTCTGGACAAGCTCAAAGCCGAAGGCGGCGTGGAGGAGATGGCCGCGCGGGAACGTGCGATTGCCGAACCGCTCATCAATGCGGTGACCGCGCGCCTCGGGTTCCTCGTGGACGTGGGACTCGATTACCTCTCGCTCGATCGAAGCGCGCAGACGCTCTCCAGCGGCGAAGGCCAGCGCATTCGCCTGGCCACGCAGATTGGCGCGGCGCTCGTCGGCGTCATGTACGTCCTCGACGAGCCCTCCGTCGGACTTCACGCCCGCGACAATGCGCGCCTCATCGAGGCGCAGGCGCGCCTGCGCGATCTGGGCAACACCGTGCTGGTCGTCGAGCACGATCGCGAGGCCATCCTCGCCGCCGACCACGTCGTGGACATGGGCCCCGGGGCCGGTGTGCACGGCGGCCAGGTCATCAGCCAGGGCACGCCGGCCGAGGTCATGGCCGATCCGGCGTCGCTCACCGGGCCGTACCTCTCGGGCGAGCGCACCCTCCCCGTCATGCGCGATCGACGCCCCGCCGGCCGCGGCGAAGTGCGCGTCGTTGGTGCGCGCGCGCACAATCTGCGGAATGTCACGGCGGAGATCCCCATCGGCCTTTTGACGTGCATCACCGGCGTCTCGGGCAGCGGGAAGTCCAGCCTGATCGTGGACACGTTGCTGCCCGCGGCGCGGAGCAAGCTTTACCTCGCCACCGCCCCGGTGGGCGAATGCGACGGCGTCGAAGGGCTCGAGCAGATCGACAAGGTCATCTCCATCGACCAAGCGCCGCTCGGCCGCACGCCGCGGTCCAATCCCGCCACCTACACCGGCGTGTTCGCGCAACTGCGCGAGCTTTACGCGAACCTGCCCGATGCGCGCGCGCGCGGCTACAAGCCGGGGAGATTCTCCTTCAACGTCAAAGGCGGCCGCTGCGAAGCGTGCCAGGGTGACGGCCTTCTGCGCGTGGAGATGCACTTCCTGCCGGACATCTTCGTCACCTGCGACACATGCGCGGGCAAGCGCTACAACCGCGAGACCCTCGAGATTCACTACCGCGGCCTCTCCATCGCCGACTCCCTCGAGCTCACCGTCGAGCAGGCGAGCCAGACCTTCGACGCCATTCCGCGCGTCTTCGAGCGGCTCGAGGCGCTGCGCAAAGTCGGCCTGGGGTACCTCACCTTGGGGCAATCCGCGACCACGCTTTCGGGCGGTGAAGCGCAGCGCGTGAAGCTCGCGCGCGAGCTCGCGCGCAAGGCTACCGGGCGCACCCTCTACGTGCTCGACGAACCGACCACCGGCCTTCACTTCTCGGACATCGAGGTGCTCCTCACCGCCTTGTTCGATTTGCGCGACCAGGGCAACACCATCGTCATCATCGAGCACAACCTCGATGTCGTGGCCTGCGCCGATTGGGTCATCGACCTGGGCCCCGAGGGCGGCGAAGGCGGCGGCAAGATCGTCACCGTGGGCACCCCCGAGCAAGTCGCCAAGAGCGGCATCGCCCACACGAGCCACTACCTCCGCGAAGTGCTCGACCGCGCCAGCGACACGCAGCCCAAATCGAAGCGCATCAAATCGACCGGGTAG
- a CDS encoding hydrogen peroxide-inducible genes activator: MDVSALTLTQLRYLLAVDEHRSFRGAAESCRVSQPALSMQIRRLEEILGVCLFDRGKSPVVPTDVGTRVVTQARQVLRECARLPDVTQSFDVVAGSYRLGVIPTLARTLIPRLVSSFTKAYPRVHLVIEELPTDLLVRRLLEDTVDGGLAVTPLGSPAIHERHLGFERFFVYLSPKHPLGKQTEIRQSDLVEYKPWLLSEEHCFRTQILHLCSIDLRQQPSDGGVRFEAGSLDTLIDIVDTGHGLTLLPELVANRLAPERKSQLRSFSPPVPVRRISLIHSRQQERRPLADAVLSILTEGLPAALRRRPTDAVIPPILPAHRRKK, encoded by the coding sequence ATGGATGTATCCGCATTGACGCTCACGCAACTGCGTTACCTCCTCGCCGTCGACGAGCATCGCTCGTTCCGCGGCGCAGCCGAGAGCTGCCGTGTGTCTCAACCGGCGCTCAGCATGCAGATCCGTCGGCTGGAAGAGATCCTCGGCGTATGCCTCTTTGACCGAGGAAAATCGCCCGTCGTGCCCACCGACGTGGGCACGCGCGTGGTGACGCAAGCGCGACAGGTGCTGCGCGAGTGCGCGCGCCTTCCGGATGTGACGCAGTCGTTCGACGTCGTGGCGGGCTCCTACCGCCTCGGAGTGATCCCCACGTTGGCACGCACGCTCATCCCGCGTTTGGTGTCGTCATTCACCAAAGCTTATCCGCGTGTGCACTTGGTCATCGAAGAGCTACCAACCGATCTTTTGGTGCGCCGTCTGCTGGAAGATACCGTCGATGGCGGTCTCGCCGTCACGCCATTGGGTAGCCCTGCCATTCACGAACGGCATCTCGGCTTCGAGCGGTTCTTCGTCTACCTCTCGCCCAAGCATCCTTTGGGCAAGCAAACCGAGATTCGCCAGAGCGATCTCGTCGAGTACAAGCCGTGGCTGCTTTCCGAAGAGCACTGCTTCCGCACGCAGATTCTCCACCTGTGCAGCATCGACCTGCGGCAGCAGCCCTCCGACGGCGGCGTGCGCTTCGAGGCGGGGAGCTTGGACACGCTCATCGACATCGTCGACACGGGCCACGGCCTCACCTTGCTGCCCGAGCTCGTCGCCAACCGGCTCGCGCCCGAGCGCAAGTCGCAACTGCGCTCCTTCTCACCGCCGGTGCCCGTGCGGCGCATCAGCCTGATTCACTCACGCCAACAGGAGCGCCGCCCCCTGGCCGATGCCGTGCTGTCCATTCTGACCGAGGGCCTCCCCGCGGCCTTGCGCCGCCGCCCAACGGACGCCGTCATCCCCCCCATCCTGCCCGCGCACCGCCGCAAGAAGTGA
- a CDS encoding cytochrome-c peroxidase, translated as MSFLAVLILAGATAGAVSAQPQPAKPAAPQPPAQAAPPAASAPPILLGNGPHGAMPSSEQLTKLPGLFSKEPDGAPPAGVADSFWKVLVPSDNAFDAKRVALGKKLYFDTRLSRDGTVSCATCHDVSRGFTDRRPTSEGVDGKLGRRNAPTSMNAMFFNTLFLDGRAASLEEQARLPIVNPIEMGMPDGAAATKAIAAVPEYQRDFQAAYGRAVSYEDIGRAIAAFERTLVFLDAPFDRFTVGDAAALSDDAKGGWALFNGKARCSTCHQFSSNSPIGTNNKFHNIGVSARHQDFNKLAGRALTSLEKSNTKETMDQMALETDLSELGRFVVTRNRSDIGGFKTSQLRNIGITSPYMHDGSMQTLWDVVDHYNKGGEANPFLDGGIEPLALSEREVDQVVAFLFSLTDKRFAEANQKEFDRQRAVAQKSRPFRDDALANRKKLPFEAQK; from the coding sequence GTGAGCTTTCTTGCCGTACTAATCCTGGCGGGGGCCACGGCGGGAGCCGTCAGCGCCCAGCCACAACCTGCAAAACCAGCCGCACCGCAACCACCCGCGCAAGCCGCGCCCCCTGCAGCGTCGGCGCCGCCGATTCTGCTCGGCAATGGACCGCACGGGGCCATGCCCTCGTCGGAGCAACTCACGAAGCTCCCCGGCCTTTTTTCCAAGGAGCCGGACGGGGCACCGCCGGCGGGCGTGGCCGACAGCTTCTGGAAAGTGCTCGTCCCCTCGGACAACGCCTTCGATGCGAAGCGCGTGGCGCTGGGCAAAAAGCTCTACTTCGATACGCGCCTCTCACGCGATGGAACCGTCTCGTGTGCGACCTGTCACGACGTGAGCCGAGGCTTCACCGATCGGCGGCCCACCTCGGAGGGCGTCGATGGCAAGCTCGGGCGCCGCAACGCGCCCACGTCGATGAACGCGATGTTCTTCAACACGCTGTTTCTCGACGGCCGCGCGGCCTCCCTCGAGGAGCAGGCGCGGTTGCCCATCGTGAACCCGATTGAAATGGGCATGCCTGACGGCGCGGCGGCCACCAAGGCGATCGCGGCCGTCCCCGAATACCAGCGCGACTTCCAGGCCGCGTACGGGCGGGCGGTGAGCTACGAGGACATCGGCCGCGCGATTGCAGCCTTCGAGCGAACCCTGGTGTTCCTCGATGCACCGTTCGACCGATTCACCGTCGGCGACGCCGCGGCGCTGTCCGACGATGCGAAGGGCGGCTGGGCGCTCTTCAATGGAAAGGCGCGCTGCTCGACCTGTCATCAATTCAGCTCGAACAGCCCCATCGGCACGAACAACAAGTTCCACAACATCGGCGTCTCCGCCCGGCACCAGGACTTCAACAAGCTCGCCGGCCGGGCCCTCACCTCCTTGGAGAAGAGCAACACCAAGGAGACGATGGACCAGATGGCCCTCGAGACGGACCTTTCCGAGCTCGGGCGCTTCGTGGTGACCCGCAACCGCTCGGACATTGGCGGGTTCAAGACATCGCAATTACGCAACATCGGAATCACGTCGCCGTACATGCACGACGGGTCGATGCAAACGCTGTGGGACGTGGTGGATCACTACAACAAAGGCGGCGAGGCGAATCCGTTCCTCGACGGCGGCATCGAGCCGCTGGCGTTGAGCGAGCGCGAAGTCGACCAGGTGGTGGCGTTCCTATTTTCGCTGACCGACAAACGGTTCGCCGAGGCGAATCAAAAAGAGTTCGACCGCCAGCGTGCGGTGGCCCAAAAGAGCCGCCCCTTCCGCGACGACGCGCTCGCCAATCGCAAGAAATTGCCCTTCGAGGCTCAGAAATAG